One Bacillus sp. FJAT-52991 genomic region harbors:
- a CDS encoding Crp/Fnr family transcriptional regulator, with translation MKEVKDYEQLTAYLKDHQIESVFNERLLPHLSLYHFDKGEIICSQGDPSEYLYVLVKGKVKIYTTSAEGKSLILSFKTPLEVIGDIEYIQGMDMINTVEAVSAVSMIGVHYHWLKKYGQEYTPLLQFLLDIITRKFYIKSNASNFNLMYPVEVRLASYLLSVSFDESDSQFKGQLSTSSLKDAANLIGTSYRHLNRVIQQFCHKGLIERGKEFILVKDREGLHTLASRNIYEYEYLNER, from the coding sequence ATGAAAGAAGTGAAAGATTATGAGCAATTAACAGCTTATTTGAAAGATCATCAAATAGAGTCTGTATTTAATGAACGGTTACTCCCTCATTTGTCACTGTATCACTTTGATAAAGGAGAAATCATTTGTTCCCAAGGTGATCCTTCAGAGTATTTGTACGTGCTTGTGAAGGGAAAGGTGAAAATCTACACTACCTCAGCGGAGGGGAAATCATTGATTCTCTCTTTTAAGACACCACTTGAAGTGATTGGGGATATTGAATACATACAGGGGATGGATATGATCAATACAGTGGAGGCTGTATCAGCTGTTAGTATGATTGGCGTTCATTATCATTGGCTGAAAAAATATGGACAAGAGTACACACCGTTGTTGCAATTTTTATTGGATATCATTACTCGAAAGTTTTACATTAAATCGAACGCTTCAAACTTTAATTTAATGTATCCGGTGGAGGTGCGACTAGCCAGTTATTTATTGTCTGTCTCCTTTGATGAATCTGATTCGCAGTTTAAAGGACAATTAAGCACAAGTAGTCTAAAGGATGCTGCCAACTTAATTGGAACGAGCTATAGGCACTTAAACCGTGTGATCCAGCAGTTTTGTCACAAGGGGCTGATTGAGCGAGGTAAAGAATTTATTCTTGTTAAGGACAGAGAAGGGCTACATACGTTAGCGAGCCGCAATATTTATGAATATGAGTATTTAAATGAACGATAG
- a CDS encoding zinc ribbon domain-containing protein YjdM yields MSNLPNCPKCNSEYTYEDGSLFVCPECAHEWTLESEVENNEDQKVVKDANGNILKDGDSVTVIKDLKVKGSSSTLKIGTKVKSIRLVDGDHNIDCKIDGFGAMKLKSEFVKKA; encoded by the coding sequence ATGTCGAATTTGCCGAATTGTCCAAAATGTAATTCAGAATATACATACGAAGATGGCAGTCTTTTTGTATGTCCAGAATGTGCGCATGAGTGGACGTTAGAATCAGAAGTTGAAAATAATGAAGATCAAAAGGTTGTCAAAGATGCGAATGGCAACATTTTAAAAGATGGTGATTCTGTCACTGTGATTAAAGATCTTAAAGTAAAAGGAAGTTCATCCACATTAAAAATCGGAACGAAAGTTAAAAGCATTCGTTTAGTTGATGGCGATCATAATATTGACTGTAAAATTGATGGTTTCGGTGCGATGAAATTAAAATCCGAATTTGTGAAAAAGGCGTGA
- a CDS encoding N-acetyltransferase family protein — protein sequence MIRAAIEQDLVEILDIYNEAIINTTAVYDYTPHSLQDRSLWYQKKKEENDPVIVYEEEGKVMGFATFGPFRNWPAYQYTIEHSVYVGTNGKHKGIGTALLHELIKMAKGQDYVTMVAGIDDTNIASIKLHEKLGFKYAGTITKAGYKFNKWLNLSFYQLDLSD from the coding sequence ATGATAAGAGCGGCTATAGAACAAGATCTTGTCGAGATTTTAGATATATACAACGAGGCAATTATAAACACAACAGCAGTATATGATTACACGCCTCATTCATTGCAGGACAGAAGCCTTTGGTATCAAAAGAAGAAGGAAGAAAATGATCCTGTCATCGTGTATGAAGAGGAAGGAAAAGTGATGGGTTTTGCCACATTTGGCCCATTTAGAAATTGGCCTGCTTACCAATATACGATTGAGCATTCTGTGTACGTAGGAACAAATGGCAAACATAAAGGCATTGGAACAGCCCTGCTCCATGAATTAATCAAGATGGCCAAGGGACAAGACTATGTGACAATGGTAGCTGGAATTGATGATACAAATATCGCCAGTATAAAATTACACGAAAAACTTGGTTTTAAATACGCTGGAACGATCACTAAAGCCGGATACAAATTTAATAAATGGCTGAATCTGTCCTTCTATCAATTAGACTTATCTGATTGA
- a CDS encoding DMT family transporter, with protein MKSPFISYVALFFGVLALSTSAIFVKLADAPAAITAFYRLFFATMILLPFLIVNKENRQELRSLSTKQWGLGLLSGLFLAAHYVLWFESLNYTSVASSTVIVTLQPLFSMVGGYFLFKERFSKGAIAGFLVAIAGSIVIGWGDLQVSGEALFGDVLAFIAAGMITAYFFVGQHVRKSLSLVPYSIIGYASSSLFLCLFALSQQVSFVDYSAQTWWSFIGLAFIATILGQTVFNWLLKWLSTSVISMSILGETIGTCILAYFILGEVISFQQGVGITLILIGLALFLLQQRKVS; from the coding sequence TTGAAATCACCGTTTATTTCTTATGTAGCGTTATTTTTTGGGGTGCTTGCTTTATCGACGTCAGCCATCTTTGTGAAGCTGGCAGATGCACCAGCGGCTATTACCGCATTTTATCGGCTATTTTTTGCAACCATGATTCTTTTGCCGTTTTTAATAGTGAACAAAGAGAATCGTCAAGAGTTACGTTCATTGTCAACAAAGCAATGGGGACTGGGGCTATTATCTGGTTTATTTTTAGCAGCTCATTATGTGTTGTGGTTTGAATCATTAAATTATACATCAGTAGCAAGCTCGACGGTCATTGTCACGTTACAGCCATTGTTTTCAATGGTGGGCGGGTATTTTTTATTTAAAGAGCGCTTTAGTAAAGGGGCGATTGCAGGCTTTCTCGTCGCAATTGCTGGAAGCATCGTTATTGGCTGGGGAGATTTGCAGGTGAGTGGGGAGGCATTATTTGGTGATGTATTAGCCTTTATTGCAGCAGGTATGATTACAGCTTATTTCTTCGTTGGTCAGCATGTTCGTAAAAGCTTATCTCTCGTTCCTTATTCCATCATTGGATATGCAAGTAGCTCTTTATTTTTATGCTTGTTTGCGTTAAGTCAGCAAGTCTCTTTTGTCGATTATTCTGCCCAAACATGGTGGTCCTTTATTGGACTAGCCTTTATTGCCACGATTTTGGGGCAAACGGTGTTTAATTGGCTGTTGAAATGGTTAAGCACTTCCGTTATTTCAATGAGTATCTTAGGAGAAACGATTGGAACATGTATCCTTGCATATTTCATTTTGGGCGAGGTGATTTCATTTCAGCAAGGTGTGGGGATCACCCTTATTTTAATCGGTTTAGCTTTATTTTTATTGCAGCAAAGAAAGGTGTCATAG
- a CDS encoding GTP pyrophosphokinase family protein, which produces MHQETDSINVVQAALKNWKGFFIPYQMALDELESDFKIIDLEWKTAHGYSPIEHLKTRMKTIFSLVDKIENKNIPLTQEAIQQEIRDIAGVRIVTSFIDDVYMLKEHIEQREDIRMIRVKDYIKDPKKSGYKSLHLIVETQVILSNEVLWVPAEIQLRTSAMDFWASTEHKLNYKYQGASIPEEAQKQLVELSRASFLLDKEMSKLRNQLLKD; this is translated from the coding sequence ATGCATCAAGAGACAGATTCAATCAATGTTGTCCAAGCTGCTTTAAAAAATTGGAAAGGCTTTTTCATCCCATATCAGATGGCATTAGATGAGTTGGAAAGTGATTTCAAGATTATTGATTTGGAATGGAAAACAGCACACGGCTATTCTCCGATTGAACATTTGAAAACACGCATGAAAACCATCTTTTCATTGGTAGATAAAATTGAAAACAAAAACATACCATTAACTCAAGAAGCCATTCAACAAGAGATAAGAGATATTGCTGGTGTCCGAATTGTTACTAGCTTTATTGATGATGTATATATGCTGAAGGAACATATTGAGCAACGTGAAGATATTCGAATGATACGCGTCAAAGATTATATTAAAGATCCAAAAAAGAGCGGCTACAAAAGCCTTCATCTTATTGTCGAAACGCAAGTAATTTTATCTAATGAAGTATTATGGGTTCCCGCTGAAATTCAACTCCGCACATCCGCCATGGATTTTTGGGCCTCAACTGAACATAAGCTGAACTATAAGTATCAAGGCGCATCTATACCAGAAGAAGCTCAAAAACAATTAGTCGAGCTATCAAGGGCCTCCTTTTTATTGGACAAAGAAATGTCTAAATTAAGAAATCAATTGTTAAAAGATTAA
- a CDS encoding YjjG family noncanonical pyrimidine nucleotidase, translated as MKKYQTLLFDIDDTLLDFGAAENLALRLLFEDQNFPLTAEIETYYKQINQGLWKSFEEGKIGRDEVLNTRFAVLFKEYGQEVDGAVLGENYRSYLEKGHQLIDGAFELITNLQHQYDLYIVTNGVSKTQYKRLRDSGLYPLFKGIFVSEDTGFQKPMKEYFDYVFARIPNFSLDKGLIIGDSLSADIKGGELAGIDTCWFNPKMKPNDTDIVPTYQIQQLDELYRVLEGEKKPAFELC; from the coding sequence TTGAAAAAATATCAAACATTATTATTTGATATAGATGACACATTATTGGATTTTGGGGCAGCGGAAAATTTAGCACTGCGCTTGCTTTTTGAGGATCAAAACTTCCCTTTGACAGCCGAAATAGAAACGTATTATAAGCAAATTAATCAAGGGCTCTGGAAGTCCTTTGAAGAAGGAAAAATAGGGCGTGATGAGGTGCTGAATACTCGTTTTGCCGTTTTATTTAAGGAATACGGTCAAGAAGTGGATGGAGCTGTACTGGGCGAGAATTATCGAAGCTATTTAGAGAAGGGACATCAGTTAATAGATGGAGCCTTTGAGCTAATCACAAACCTACAACATCAATATGACTTATATATTGTGACGAATGGTGTGTCTAAGACTCAATATAAACGCTTACGTGATTCAGGCTTATACCCGTTATTTAAAGGCATCTTTGTTTCAGAGGACACCGGCTTTCAAAAGCCAATGAAGGAGTATTTTGATTATGTCTTTGCGAGAATTCCTAATTTCTCCTTGGACAAAGGATTGATTATTGGGGATTCCTTAAGCGCTGATATCAAAGGCGGCGAGCTTGCAGGTATAGACACATGTTGGTTCAATCCAAAGATGAAACCTAATGACACAGATATCGTCCCAACTTATCAAATTCAACAGCTTGATGAGTTATATCGGGTTTTAGAAGGGGAGAAGAAGCCTGCATTTGAGCTTTGTTAG